One Sphingobacteruim zhuxiongii DNA window includes the following coding sequences:
- a CDS encoding TonB-dependent receptor translates to MPINFKNSSLFLLLLLNVLFTYGQEKITLSGIIKDANTGETLIGALIQVPAANVSSYSNNYGFYSITIPSGEQIIEVSYVGYNRVTQTISVTENKKINFELNDNSTTIEEVVVSGRRQNESVTNPQMGALKFTMEELKNVPILFGEKDILKTIQLLPGVASGGEGSSNFYVRGGAGDQNLILLDEATVYNASHLLGFFSTFNSDAIKDVNLYKGGIPAQYGGRISSVMDISMLDGNNRKFSGEGGVGLIASRLKLEGPIVKDRSSFMLSGRRTYADMFLKASPDETVNKSKLYFYDLNAKLNYKLNDRNTVYLSGYFGKDELGYGDLFGFDWGNATATVRWNHIFNEKLFSNTTLIYSDFTYNVNVNNDDSDFKIASKIRNWNLKQDFSYYSSNNNTLKFGLNILRQQVLPASLNASSESAVNSINIEKRSGVEAAAYVSHEWKPLEQLSVIYGLRLNDFMVMGPGTFYNFDSDGEVSGEELYGNTVIKHHFNIEPRASMAYILNPKNSIKASYNRIAQNLHQLTNTTSSLPTDQYVLSSLNIKPQVADQVALGYFRNLNNNAYELSVETYYKFMDNQIDFRNGADLQANKYLEGELLFGIGRSYGVEFLVRKNKGKLNGWISYTLGRSERQFDGINDGNWFAARQDRTHDLSVVGMYQISKSWNLGATFVFNTGNAITFPSGKYQIDGTTMFYYTERNGYRMPNYHRLDLSANYEPNKENKKFNSSWSFGIYNAYNRKNAYIIDFRESENNPNVTEAYKIALFGIIPSVTWNFKF, encoded by the coding sequence CTGAACGTTTTATTTACATACGGGCAGGAAAAGATCACCTTAAGTGGAATAATAAAAGATGCAAATACTGGTGAAACATTAATTGGTGCCCTCATTCAAGTTCCCGCAGCGAATGTGAGTAGTTATTCTAATAACTATGGATTCTATTCAATCACGATACCTTCTGGTGAACAAATCATCGAAGTTTCTTATGTTGGATATAATCGCGTTACGCAGACTATTTCAGTAACGGAGAACAAAAAGATCAATTTTGAACTAAACGATAATTCCACGACGATCGAAGAAGTTGTGGTTTCAGGAAGACGTCAGAATGAAAGTGTTACAAATCCGCAAATGGGCGCTTTGAAGTTTACCATGGAGGAATTAAAGAATGTACCCATTCTGTTCGGGGAGAAGGATATTCTAAAAACGATACAATTGCTGCCTGGTGTTGCATCGGGAGGTGAGGGGAGTTCAAACTTCTATGTTCGTGGGGGAGCGGGCGACCAAAACTTAATCCTATTAGACGAAGCGACTGTATACAATGCCTCCCATCTATTAGGCTTTTTCTCAACCTTCAATTCTGACGCTATAAAAGATGTTAACTTGTACAAAGGTGGAATACCAGCACAATATGGAGGACGTATCTCCTCTGTTATGGATATTTCCATGTTAGACGGTAATAATCGTAAGTTCTCGGGAGAGGGAGGGGTCGGTCTGATAGCCTCGCGTTTAAAACTTGAAGGACCAATTGTTAAAGATCGCAGCTCATTTATGTTGAGCGGACGAAGAACCTACGCAGATATGTTCTTAAAAGCTTCTCCTGACGAGACGGTGAATAAAAGCAAGCTGTATTTTTATGATTTAAATGCCAAGTTAAACTATAAATTGAATGATAGGAATACCGTATACCTGTCTGGATATTTTGGTAAAGATGAATTAGGATATGGAGATTTATTTGGGTTTGATTGGGGAAATGCCACAGCGACGGTTCGCTGGAATCATATTTTTAACGAGAAACTATTCAGTAACACAACTTTGATTTATAGTGATTTCACGTATAACGTGAATGTTAATAATGATGACTCGGATTTTAAAATTGCTTCTAAGATTAGAAATTGGAATCTGAAACAAGACTTTTCATATTATTCCTCAAATAACAACACGCTGAAATTCGGATTAAACATTTTGCGTCAACAAGTTTTGCCGGCAAGTCTTAATGCTTCGAGCGAATCGGCCGTGAATTCAATCAATATTGAAAAACGGTCCGGAGTTGAAGCGGCAGCGTATGTTTCTCATGAATGGAAGCCATTGGAACAGCTCTCTGTGATTTATGGATTACGACTAAATGATTTTATGGTGATGGGTCCAGGAACATTTTATAACTTCGATTCAGACGGTGAAGTAAGTGGTGAAGAATTGTATGGAAATACCGTCATTAAACACCATTTCAATATAGAGCCCCGCGCATCGATGGCTTATATATTAAACCCGAAAAATAGTATTAAAGCGAGCTACAATCGAATTGCCCAAAATTTACATCAACTTACCAATACCACTTCTAGTCTTCCAACCGATCAATATGTATTGAGTAGCTTGAACATAAAACCACAAGTTGCCGACCAAGTAGCCTTAGGATATTTCAGGAATCTTAATAATAACGCTTATGAGCTCTCTGTAGAGACGTATTATAAGTTTATGGACAATCAGATAGATTTCCGAAATGGAGCAGACTTACAGGCTAATAAATACCTTGAGGGCGAACTACTATTTGGTATCGGACGTTCCTATGGTGTCGAGTTTCTCGTTCGCAAGAATAAAGGAAAATTAAACGGATGGATATCTTATACACTAGGACGTAGTGAACGACAGTTCGATGGAATCAATGACGGAAATTGGTTTGCTGCACGGCAAGATCGAACACATGATCTCTCCGTTGTCGGGATGTATCAGATTTCCAAGAGCTGGAATCTAGGGGCTACATTCGTATTCAATACTGGTAACGCTATTACTTTCCCAAGTGGAAAATATCAAATAGATGGAACTACCATGTTTTATTATACAGAGCGAAACGGCTATCGTATGCCGAATTATCATCGTTTAGATTTGTCAGCGAATTACGAACCGAATAAAGAAAATAAGAAATTCAACTCCAGTTGGTCATTTGGTATTTACAACGCTTATAATCGTAAGAACGCGTATATCATAGATTTTAGAGAAAGCGAGAATAATCCTAACGTCACGGAAGCCTATAAAATCGCGCTTTTCGGAATCATTCCATCTGTAACTTGGAACTTTAAATTTTAA
- a CDS encoding DUF4249 domain-containing protein — protein MRKLLYLIFAPLIILACISCEEKIEIDLNDANAKVVIEADINNLDRKQEIKISKTVSFNENRGFEPIENAVVTVTTGAGRVFNFNSVGNGVYVHENMSIMAQQNYTLNVTVDGEVYNATTRMPSYVEVDSVGITKENIFNEDYYFVNLNFDDPTGVDNYYKYNLAIESNSAESTNMQFNSVYSDKFNDGLHVKHQIGGRNAEIYNGDHVTIRRYCIAKDVYTYWSEYQSTNPGSASPANPTSNISNGALGYFSVAGVKEYSLEIQDNFQDED, from the coding sequence ATGCGAAAACTCTTATACCTCATATTTGCCCCACTTATCATTTTAGCATGCATATCCTGCGAAGAGAAGATTGAAATTGATCTAAATGATGCGAATGCAAAAGTTGTGATTGAAGCCGATATCAATAATCTCGACAGAAAACAAGAAATTAAAATATCCAAGACCGTATCATTTAATGAAAACCGAGGATTTGAACCCATCGAGAACGCTGTAGTTACAGTTACGACAGGTGCTGGACGTGTTTTCAATTTTAATTCAGTCGGAAATGGAGTTTATGTTCATGAGAATATGAGCATTATGGCACAACAAAACTATACGTTGAACGTAACTGTGGATGGCGAGGTGTACAACGCTACAACCAGAATGCCGAGCTATGTAGAGGTCGATTCTGTTGGTATTACTAAGGAAAATATTTTCAATGAAGATTATTATTTTGTTAACCTGAATTTTGATGATCCTACAGGCGTAGATAATTATTACAAGTATAATTTAGCGATTGAAAGTAATAGTGCAGAATCAACAAACATGCAATTTAACTCAGTCTATTCCGATAAGTTTAATGATGGATTGCATGTGAAGCACCAAATTGGAGGTCGTAATGCGGAGATTTACAACGGTGATCACGTTACAATTAGGCGATATTGTATTGCAAAGGATGTGTATACATATTGGTCTGAATATCAATCCACCAATCCTGGGAGTGCGTCTCCAGCCAATCCAACCTCGAATATTAGCAATGGTGCTTTAGGTTATTTCTCGGTAGCTGGAGTGAAAGAATATTCGTTGGAGATTCAAGATAACTTTCAGGACGAAGACTAA
- a CDS encoding polysaccharide deacetylase family protein, with the protein MHFVRPFFILPYLYPDAIWRINNRKNNIYLTFDDGPIPEITPWILDCLKEKNIKACFFCVADNVRKHPELFQRILDEGHQVGNHTYNHLKGWDCADDQYLENIELADKLIASPLFRPPYGRIKKSQLREVSKKYQVIMWDVLTGDYDRRISPEQCLKNAVQYTRDGSIIVFHDNIKAIENVKYALPKAIDNLSARGFRFSTF; encoded by the coding sequence ATGCATTTTGTCCGCCCGTTTTTTATACTTCCCTATCTCTATCCAGATGCGATTTGGAGAATAAATAATCGGAAAAATAATATTTACTTAACGTTTGATGATGGCCCAATTCCTGAGATTACACCTTGGATACTAGACTGTCTGAAGGAGAAGAATATCAAAGCTTGTTTTTTCTGTGTTGCGGACAATGTTCGTAAACACCCTGAGTTATTTCAAAGAATCCTTGACGAAGGACATCAAGTTGGAAATCATACCTACAATCATTTAAAGGGTTGGGATTGTGCAGATGATCAGTATCTGGAAAACATTGAATTGGCGGATAAATTAATTGCGAGTCCACTGTTTCGACCACCTTATGGACGTATTAAGAAATCACAACTTCGCGAAGTTTCGAAGAAATATCAAGTGATTATGTGGGATGTCTTAACTGGCGATTACGATAGACGTATTAGCCCGGAACAATGCTTAAAAAATGCCGTTCAATATACTCGAGACGGCAGTATTATTGTATTTCACGACAATATCAAAGCAATTGAAAACGTTAAATATGCCTTGCCAAAAGCTATTGATAACCTAAGCGCGCGCGGCTTCAGATTTTCCACGTTTTAG